A window from Flavobacterium gyeonganense encodes these proteins:
- the rimM gene encoding ribosome maturation factor RimM (Essential for efficient processing of 16S rRNA): MHKEECFYLGKIAKKFSFKGEVLIYLDTDEPELYENLESVFVDHNKHLVPFFIETSSLHKNDFLRVRFEDVNTEEDADALVGNAVYLPLTMLPKLSGNKFYFHEVIGFEIEDQRLGVFGKITSVNDSSAQPLFEVLNGEVEILVPMIDHFLVKIDRDNKKVIMDLPEGLVEMYL, translated from the coding sequence ATGCATAAAGAAGAATGTTTTTATTTAGGTAAAATCGCTAAAAAATTTAGTTTCAAAGGTGAAGTACTAATCTATTTAGATACAGACGAACCTGAGTTATACGAAAATCTGGAATCAGTGTTTGTTGATCACAACAAACATCTGGTTCCTTTTTTTATTGAGACAAGTTCTCTACACAAAAACGACTTTTTAAGAGTTCGTTTTGAAGATGTAAATACAGAAGAAGACGCTGATGCCTTAGTTGGAAATGCTGTCTATCTTCCTTTAACTATGTTGCCAAAACTTTCCGGCAACAAATTTTATTTCCACGAAGTTATTGGTTTCGAAATTGAAGACCAGCGTTTAGGCGTTTTTGGAAAAATTACTTCTGTTAATGATTCTTCTGCCCAGCCACTTTTTGAAGTTTTAAATGGTGAAGTTGAAATACTAGTTCCAATGATTGATCATTTTCTTGTAAAAATTGATCGGGACAATAAAAAAGTCATTATGGATCTGCCAGAAGGATTGGTGGAAATGTACCTTTAA
- a CDS encoding tRNA1(Val) (adenine(37)-N6)-methyltransferase, producing the protein MFSFKQFSVKQDKTAMKVGTDGVLLGAWTPVNHNPFSVLDIGAGTGIIALMLAQRTNAQQIDALEIDEDAYEQAVENFENSPWGDRLFCFHAGLDEFIEEPEDEYDLIISNPPFYSEDYKTENEQRDLARFQDAMPFEELIEAADLLLSENGIFAVILPFKEEKNFIVLAKEAELYPTKITRVKGNPTSEIKRSLLAFSRNENPETEIDELIIETDRHLYTKDYIELTKDFYLKM; encoded by the coding sequence ATGTTTTCATTCAAACAATTTTCTGTTAAACAAGACAAAACTGCAATGAAAGTTGGCACAGATGGTGTTTTATTAGGCGCATGGACTCCTGTAAATCACAATCCGTTTAGTGTTTTGGATATTGGTGCCGGAACCGGAATTATTGCTTTGATGCTCGCACAGCGAACTAATGCCCAACAAATTGATGCACTTGAAATTGATGAGGATGCCTACGAGCAAGCTGTAGAAAATTTTGAAAACTCACCATGGGGAGATCGTCTTTTTTGCTTTCATGCCGGGTTGGACGAATTTATTGAAGAGCCGGAAGACGAATATGATTTGATTATTTCAAACCCGCCTTTTTACTCCGAAGATTATAAAACTGAAAATGAACAACGCGATTTAGCCCGTTTTCAGGACGCAATGCCATTTGAAGAATTGATTGAAGCAGCGGACTTATTGCTTTCAGAAAATGGAATATTTGCAGTGATCCTTCCATTCAAAGAAGAGAAAAACTTTATAGTTTTAGCCAAAGAAGCTGAATTATATCCAACAAAAATTACCCGCGTAAAAGGAAACCCAACTTCGGAAATCAAACGCAGTTTATTGGCTTTTAGCCGAAACGAAAATCCGGAAACCGAAATCGATGAATTAATTATCGAAACTGACAGACATTTGTATACAAAGGATTATATTGAATTAACAAAAGATTTTTACCTTAAAATGTAA
- a CDS encoding 30S ribosomal protein S16, giving the protein MSVKIRLQRHGKKGKPFYWVVAADARSKRDGKYLEKIGTYNPNTNPATIDLNLDSAVKWLHNGAQPTDTARAILSYKGALLKHHLDGGIRKGALTQEQADAKLAAWLEAKAGKVDAKKDGLSKAQADVKAKALKAEQEVNAKRLAAAAQAEADAIAAAEATEEVAEVEAATEEAPAAEENNETTEA; this is encoded by the coding sequence ATGTCAGTAAAAATTAGATTACAAAGACACGGTAAAAAAGGAAAACCTTTTTACTGGGTTGTAGCTGCAGATGCACGCTCAAAAAGAGATGGTAAATACTTAGAGAAAATCGGTACTTACAATCCAAACACTAACCCGGCAACTATCGACTTAAACCTTGATAGTGCAGTAAAATGGTTGCATAATGGTGCTCAGCCAACTGATACTGCAAGAGCTATCCTTTCTTACAAAGGTGCTTTATTGAAACACCACCTTGATGGAGGTATCCGTAAAGGAGCTTTGACTCAAGAGCAGGCAGATGCAAAATTAGCTGCTTGGTTAGAGGCTAAAGCTGGAAAAGTTGATGCTAAAAAAGACGGTTTATCAAAAGCACAGGCTGATGTTAAAGCTAAAGCTTTAAAAGCAGAACAAGAAGTTAATGCAAAACGTTTAGCTGCTGCAGCTCAGGCTGAAGCTGATGCTATCGCTGCTGCAGAGGCTACAGAAGAAGTTGCTGAAGTTGAAGCTGCTACTGAAGAAGCTCCTGCTGCTGAAGAGAATAACGAAACAACTGAAGCATAA
- a CDS encoding RNA recognition motif domain-containing protein, whose product MNIFVGSLPFSIEEADLRESFEAYGAVDSVKIITDKFTGRSKGFGFVEMPNDAEAQKAIDELNGAVVSGRAIVVNKSEPKPEGERRSFNNNRGGDSRGGYGNNRGGNDRGGNRGGY is encoded by the coding sequence ATGAACATTTTTGTGGGAAGCCTTCCATTCAGTATTGAGGAAGCAGATTTAAGAGAGTCTTTCGAGGCTTACGGAGCGGTAGATTCAGTAAAAATTATTACTGATAAATTTACCGGAAGAAGCAAAGGATTTGGTTTTGTTGAGATGCCAAACGACGCGGAAGCTCAAAAAGCAATTGATGAATTGAACGGAGCTGTTGTTTCAGGACGTGCAATTGTGGTTAATAAATCTGAGCCAAAACCTGAAGGAGAAAGAAGAAGCTTCAATAACAACCGTGGAGGAGATTCTCGCGGAGGTTACGGAAACAACCGTGGTGGAAATGACCGTGGTGGAAACAGAGGAGGATATTAA
- a CDS encoding NAD(P)/FAD-dependent oxidoreductase, translating into MKSGENCSKGRRNFIKGIGASLLLIPFLQFCSDKIAILMIRLSGTNHLLGHRLWIKDFPKPTAQIQIPHLIIGGGISGLSAARQFHKKGISDFLLLEMADHLGGNSSNGQNKYSKYPLGAHYLPLPNFDDKELLNFLEEEKIIIGYNEKGLPIFDELQLTFAPDERLFYKNNWQEGVVPKEGNSVEDDKEFIRFFKQMDAFRIAKGADQKYVFNIPIHLSSEDENARNLDKITMQQWFEKHNFKSKPLFNYIDYCCKDDFGLGIEFVSAWAGIHYFAGRKQDSVTDKNESVLTWPEGNARLASHLKKYTENKTLKNHLVYEAKVVDNKVITRVFDDVKKVSVEIIADKVIMATPQFVNQYLVKNRKEFTKEFHYTPWLLATLTVNDLPDNFSFPLSWDNVIYDAKGLGYVYAQHQTLNQVQEKKVITYYYSFSSGDLKKTRKEIYKKDKEYWKQVVFDDLKIAHPDIEEYTEEMEVFILGHGMISPVPDFIFGKAKENAAKNIENRIYFAHTDLSGISIFEEAFHQGINAVNQILNDATLDS; encoded by the coding sequence ATGAAGAGTGGGGAAAATTGCAGTAAGGGAAGGCGAAATTTCATAAAAGGAATTGGGGCTTCATTGCTTTTAATTCCGTTTTTACAGTTTTGTTCCGATAAAATAGCTATTCTGATGATTCGTTTATCAGGGACTAACCACCTTTTGGGGCATCGGTTATGGATTAAGGATTTTCCGAAGCCGACAGCGCAAATTCAGATTCCGCATTTAATAATCGGAGGAGGTATTTCGGGTTTGAGTGCAGCCCGCCAGTTTCATAAAAAAGGGATTTCAGATTTTTTGCTCCTTGAAATGGCAGATCATCTGGGTGGAAATTCTTCGAACGGTCAAAATAAATATTCAAAATATCCCTTAGGAGCGCATTATCTGCCTCTTCCCAATTTTGATGATAAAGAGCTTCTGAACTTTCTGGAGGAAGAAAAAATCATCATCGGTTATAACGAAAAAGGACTTCCAATTTTTGATGAACTGCAATTGACTTTTGCGCCCGACGAAAGATTGTTTTACAAAAATAACTGGCAGGAAGGCGTTGTTCCCAAAGAAGGAAATTCGGTTGAAGATGATAAGGAATTTATACGATTCTTTAAGCAAATGGATGCATTCCGAATTGCGAAAGGAGCAGATCAAAAATACGTATTCAATATTCCGATTCATCTTTCTTCGGAAGATGAAAATGCCCGCAATCTGGATAAAATAACGATGCAGCAATGGTTTGAAAAACATAATTTCAAATCGAAACCTTTATTCAATTATATCGATTATTGCTGCAAAGATGATTTTGGTTTGGGAATTGAATTTGTTTCTGCCTGGGCCGGGATTCATTATTTCGCCGGAAGAAAACAGGACTCAGTTACTGATAAAAATGAGAGTGTTTTAACATGGCCTGAAGGGAATGCCAGATTAGCCAGTCATCTTAAAAAATATACTGAAAATAAAACCCTGAAAAATCATTTAGTTTATGAGGCAAAAGTAGTTGATAATAAGGTTATTACCAGAGTATTTGATGATGTTAAAAAAGTTTCGGTTGAAATTATAGCAGATAAAGTGATTATGGCAACACCTCAGTTTGTTAATCAGTATTTGGTAAAAAACCGTAAAGAGTTTACAAAGGAATTTCATTATACACCCTGGCTTTTGGCGACCTTAACAGTAAATGATTTGCCGGATAATTTTAGTTTCCCGCTTTCGTGGGATAATGTGATTTATGATGCTAAAGGTTTGGGTTATGTGTATGCACAGCATCAGACACTGAATCAGGTTCAGGAGAAAAAAGTAATTACCTATTATTATAGTTTTTCATCAGGTGATTTGAAGAAAACCCGAAAAGAAATTTATAAAAAAGACAAAGAATACTGGAAACAGGTTGTTTTTGACGATCTCAAAATTGCGCATCCGGATATCGAAGAATACACTGAAGAAATGGAAGTTTTTATATTAGGGCACGGAATGATTTCGCCTGTACCTGATTTTATTTTTGGTAAGGCCAAAGAGAATGCCGCAAAAAACATCGAAAACCGAATCTATTTTGCACACACCGACCTGTCCGGAATCTCCATTTTTGAAGAAGCTTTTCACCAGGGAATTAATGCTGTAAACCAAATTTTAAATGATGCAACCCTGGATTCATAG
- a CDS encoding DUF3050 domain-containing protein, with translation MNIETINNRILPQKEMLLQHSLYNKIQSIDDLHRFLESHVFAVWDFMSLLKALQAKLTCTTTPWFPTKNPETRYLINEIVLAEETDLTIDGKRQSHYEMYIEAMKACGADTSAINKFLSEVNSLHNIFVAIKQSSLHPDVKSFLDFTFRVIEQGKPHEIAAAFTFGREDLIPAMFTEILKNFQKNLPEVDLTKLLYYFERHIELDADEHGPMAMQMITELCGDDAEKWSDVEEISILALEKRIGLWNAIEEEISMKAEMV, from the coding sequence ATGAATATTGAAACCATCAACAATCGCATTCTTCCTCAAAAGGAAATGCTTTTACAGCATTCTTTGTACAATAAAATCCAAAGCATCGATGACTTACACCGTTTTTTAGAAAGTCATGTTTTTGCAGTTTGGGATTTTATGTCATTATTAAAGGCTTTACAGGCTAAACTTACCTGCACAACTACACCGTGGTTTCCAACAAAAAATCCCGAAACCCGATATTTAATCAACGAAATTGTCCTTGCTGAAGAAACCGACCTCACTATTGACGGCAAAAGACAAAGTCATTACGAAATGTATATCGAGGCAATGAAGGCCTGTGGTGCAGATACATCTGCAATCAACAAATTTTTATCTGAGGTAAATTCGCTTCATAATATTTTTGTGGCCATCAAACAAAGTTCCTTACATCCAGATGTAAAATCATTTTTAGATTTCACTTTCCGTGTTATAGAACAAGGGAAACCACATGAGATTGCGGCTGCCTTTACCTTTGGAAGAGAAGATTTAATTCCGGCTATGTTCACGGAAATCCTGAAAAACTTTCAAAAAAATCTTCCTGAAGTTGATTTAACAAAACTGCTTTATTATTTCGAAAGACATATTGAACTTGATGCCGATGAACACGGTCCAATGGCCATGCAAATGATTACAGAATTATGTGGGGATGACGCCGAAAAATGGTCTGATGTAGAAGAAATTTCAATTCTTGCATTAGAAAAAAGAATCGGACTCTGGAATGCTATTGAAGAAGAAATTTCAATGAAAGCAGAAATGGTGTAA
- a CDS encoding alpha-isopropylmalate synthase regulatory domain-containing protein: protein MEKRKIEIMDTTLRDGEQTSGVSFSAAEKLTIAQLLLEELNIDRIEIASARVSEGEFQGVSGIMSWAEEKGYTSRIEVLTFVDGGLSIDWMKKSGAKVQNLLTKGSLNHLTHQLKKTPEQHFSEIAQTIALAKENNIETNVYLEDWSNGMRNSPEYVFQYLDFLTQQPIKRILLPDTLGVLIPSQAFEFISTITAKYPNTHFDFHAHNDYDLSVANVMEAIKAGIKGLHVTVNGMGERAGNAPLESTVAVINDFMPDVKINIKETSLYSVSKLVETFTGYRIPANKPIVGDNVFTQTAGIHADGDNKNNLYFNDLLPERFGRKRKYALGKTSGKANIEKNLQELGLKLNQEDLKLVTQRIIELGDKKETVTKEDLPYIISDVLDSHTYEEKIKIESYILVHSKGMRPSTTLCLKFDGEIIEENAQGDGQFDAFMNALTKIYKSKKLTLPKLIDYAVRIPPGSSSDALCETIITWVNNGKEFKTRGLDSDQTVAAIIATQKMLNVITQ from the coding sequence ATGGAAAAAAGAAAAATTGAAATAATGGATACAACACTCCGTGATGGTGAACAAACCTCAGGAGTATCTTTTTCTGCTGCAGAAAAACTGACCATTGCACAATTATTGCTGGAAGAATTAAATATTGACAGAATCGAAATTGCTTCAGCACGTGTAAGTGAAGGCGAATTTCAGGGGGTCAGCGGCATTATGTCCTGGGCCGAAGAAAAAGGATACACCAGCAGAATCGAAGTCCTGACTTTTGTTGACGGCGGCCTTTCTATTGACTGGATGAAAAAATCAGGTGCCAAAGTCCAGAATTTATTGACGAAAGGCTCTCTGAACCACCTGACACATCAATTAAAAAAAACTCCGGAACAACACTTTTCTGAAATAGCCCAAACAATAGCGTTAGCAAAAGAAAATAACATTGAAACCAATGTTTATCTGGAAGACTGGAGCAACGGAATGCGTAATTCTCCTGAATATGTTTTTCAGTATTTAGACTTCCTAACACAACAGCCCATAAAAAGAATCTTGCTTCCGGACACACTCGGCGTATTGATTCCTTCACAGGCCTTTGAATTCATTTCGACCATTACAGCAAAATATCCCAATACTCATTTTGACTTTCACGCTCATAACGATTACGATTTAAGTGTTGCTAATGTTATGGAAGCTATAAAAGCCGGTATAAAAGGGCTTCACGTAACCGTAAACGGAATGGGTGAACGGGCAGGAAATGCACCGCTTGAAAGTACGGTTGCTGTTATCAATGATTTTATGCCGGATGTAAAAATCAACATTAAAGAAACCTCGTTGTACTCTGTAAGCAAATTAGTTGAAACTTTTACAGGATACAGAATTCCTGCCAACAAACCAATTGTTGGAGATAATGTTTTTACACAGACTGCCGGGATACACGCCGATGGTGACAATAAGAACAATTTATATTTTAATGATCTTCTTCCGGAACGTTTTGGAAGAAAAAGAAAATATGCCCTTGGCAAAACTTCAGGAAAAGCTAATATTGAAAAAAATCTTCAGGAATTAGGGTTGAAATTGAATCAGGAAGATTTGAAATTGGTTACTCAAAGAATTATTGAATTGGGTGATAAAAAAGAAACCGTTACCAAGGAAGATCTTCCATATATTATTTCAGATGTTTTGGACAGCCACACATATGAAGAGAAAATTAAAATCGAATCTTATATATTAGTCCATTCAAAAGGAATGCGCCCATCAACTACTTTATGCTTAAAATTTGATGGAGAAATAATCGAAGAAAATGCACAAGGCGACGGACAGTTTGATGCTTTCATGAATGCACTTACTAAAATTTATAAAAGCAAAAAATTAACGCTCCCAAAATTGATTGACTATGCTGTGAGAATCCCGCCCGGGAGTAGTTCTGACGCTTTATGCGAAACTATTATCACCTGGGTAAACAATGGAAAAGAATTCAAAACCAGAGGATTAGACTCGGATCAGACAGTTGCTGCAATTATTGCAACTCAAAAAATGCTGAATGTCATCACGCAGTAA
- a CDS encoding rhomboid family protein: MIHTGIVGFVIIAINFLCSYKGFNDRVFFDKYKFEVDKILIHKEYYRLLTSSFLHVDWQHLIFNMLSLYFFFELVELQLGVVSFLILYFASMLGGDLLALFIHRNHGDYSAVGASGSVCGVIFASIALFPGLGIGIFLLPFSIPSWLYGILYIALTIYGIKSGRDNIGHEAHLGGALIGLLTAIILYPASLTENYIPILMVSIPSVAFIYLIITKPYILLIDNNFFNSHRKKYYSIEDKYNEKKINKQKELDKLLDKISKKGINSLTQKEKQKLEELSN; the protein is encoded by the coding sequence ATGATACACACAGGGATTGTAGGTTTTGTAATTATTGCTATAAATTTTTTATGCTCTTACAAGGGATTTAATGACAGAGTCTTTTTTGATAAATATAAATTCGAAGTTGATAAGATTTTAATCCATAAAGAATATTACAGGCTTCTTACTTCTTCATTTCTACATGTAGACTGGCAGCATTTAATTTTTAATATGCTGAGTTTGTATTTCTTTTTTGAGCTGGTTGAACTGCAATTGGGTGTAGTATCTTTTTTAATTTTATATTTTGCAAGTATGTTGGGTGGTGATTTACTAGCCTTATTCATTCATAGAAATCATGGAGATTATAGCGCAGTTGGAGCTTCCGGATCTGTTTGTGGAGTAATATTCGCATCAATTGCTTTGTTTCCGGGACTAGGAATCGGAATCTTTTTATTGCCATTTTCTATTCCGAGCTGGCTTTATGGAATCTTATATATTGCGCTTACAATTTATGGCATAAAATCGGGACGTGACAACATTGGACATGAAGCACATTTAGGCGGTGCATTAATAGGGTTATTAACGGCAATTATACTTTATCCGGCATCATTAACGGAAAACTACATTCCAATTCTAATGGTTTCTATTCCCAGTGTTGCATTTATTTATCTTATTATTACCAAACCTTATATTCTTTTAATTGATAATAACTTTTTTAATTCGCATAGAAAAAAATATTATTCGATAGAAGATAAATACAATGAAAAAAAGATAAACAAACAGAAAGAACTTGATAAATTGTTGGATAAGATTAGTAAAAAAGGTATTAATAGTTTGACTCAAAAAGAAAAACAAAAGCTTGAAGAGTTGTCAAATTAA
- a CDS encoding acyl-CoA dehydrogenase family protein: MKPDLFQAPDYYNLDDLLTDEHKLVRESARAWVKREVSPIIEEYAQKAEFPKQIIKGLGEIGGFGPYIPVEYGGAGLDQISYGLIMQEIERGDSGVRSTSSVQSSLVMYPIWKYGNEEQRMKYLPKLATGEWMGCFGLTEPDHGSDPGSMITNFKDMGDHYLLNGAKMWISNAPFADIAVVWAKNEEGRIHGLIVERGMEGFTTPETHNKWSLRASSTGELIFDNVKVPKENLLPNKSGLGAPLGCLDSARYGIAWGAIGAAMDCYDTALRYAKERIQFGKPIGGTQLQQKKLAEMITEITKAQLLTWRLGVLRNEGKATTSQISMAKRNNVDMAIHIAREARQMLGGMGITGEYSIMRHMMNLESVITYEGTHDIHLLITGMDVTGLSAFK; this comes from the coding sequence ATGAAACCCGATTTATTTCAAGCACCCGATTATTACAATCTTGATGATTTACTAACAGACGAACATAAACTGGTTCGCGAGTCTGCACGTGCATGGGTAAAGCGTGAAGTTTCTCCTATCATCGAAGAATATGCCCAAAAAGCCGAATTCCCTAAACAAATCATAAAAGGTCTTGGAGAAATTGGCGGATTTGGACCTTATATTCCTGTCGAATATGGCGGAGCAGGATTAGACCAGATTTCATACGGACTGATCATGCAGGAAATAGAGCGTGGAGATTCCGGTGTTCGATCAACCTCATCAGTACAATCTTCTTTGGTAATGTATCCTATCTGGAAATATGGAAATGAAGAACAGCGAATGAAATATCTTCCAAAGCTGGCCACAGGAGAATGGATGGGCTGCTTTGGTTTAACCGAACCAGATCACGGTTCTGACCCCGGAAGCATGATTACCAATTTTAAGGATATGGGCGATCATTATCTCTTAAATGGTGCTAAAATGTGGATTTCTAACGCTCCTTTTGCTGATATTGCCGTAGTCTGGGCGAAAAATGAAGAAGGCAGAATTCACGGATTAATCGTAGAACGTGGAATGGAAGGTTTTACAACACCCGAAACACATAATAAATGGTCACTTCGTGCATCTTCTACAGGTGAATTGATTTTTGACAACGTAAAGGTTCCTAAAGAAAACCTGTTACCAAACAAATCCGGATTGGGAGCACCGCTTGGATGTTTAGATTCAGCCAGATACGGAATAGCCTGGGGAGCAATCGGAGCGGCAATGGACTGCTACGATACTGCTTTGCGTTATGCCAAAGAAAGAATCCAATTTGGAAAACCTATCGGAGGAACACAATTACAGCAGAAAAAACTGGCCGAAATGATTACCGAAATCACAAAAGCACAATTATTAACCTGGCGATTGGGCGTTTTACGAAACGAAGGAAAAGCAACTACCTCACAAATCTCAATGGCAAAACGAAATAATGTTGACATGGCGATTCATATTGCCAGAGAAGCCAGACAAATGTTAGGCGGAATGGGAATTACAGGCGAATATTCGATCATGCGCCATATGATGAACCTTGAAAGTGTCATTACTTATGAAGGCACTCATGACATTCACTTATTGATAACAGGAATGGATGTTACAGGGCTTTCGGCATTCAAATAA
- a CDS encoding four helix bundle protein, with translation MNKPYDLEERTFLFAKECRNYIKSLSRTTSNIEDGKQLIRSSGSIGANYIEANEKLGDKDLIFRLKIARKEAKESKFWLRLLHELNSDQRILSDSLLFEVEELRKILSAIITKTTK, from the coding sequence ATGAATAAACCATATGATTTAGAGGAACGAACATTTTTGTTTGCAAAAGAATGCAGGAATTACATTAAAAGCTTATCAAGAACAACATCAAATATTGAAGATGGTAAACAATTAATTAGATCGTCTGGTTCTATTGGAGCAAATTACATTGAGGCAAATGAAAAATTAGGAGATAAAGATTTAATTTTCAGATTGAAAATCGCCCGAAAAGAAGCTAAAGAATCTAAATTCTGGTTACGACTATTACATGAATTAAATTCCGATCAAAGAATACTATCAGATTCTTTACTATTCGAAGTAGAAGAATTAAGAAAAATTCTATCAGCCATAATCACAAAAACAACTAAGTAG
- the leuB gene encoding 3-isopropylmalate dehydrogenase, which translates to MKFNIALLAGDGIGPEVIDQAVKVSDAVAQKFGHEITWKPALTGAAAIDAVGEPYPDATHEICKNADAVLFGAIGHPKYDNDPSAPVRPEQGLLKMRKALGLFANVRPTFTFPSLLDKSPLKRERIEGTDLVFLRELTGGIYFGEKGRKDNGDTAFDNCVYTRAEVQRLAKKGFELAMTRSKKLCCVDKANVLETSRLWRETVQAMEKDYPEVEVSYEFVDAVAMRLVQWPNSYDVLITENLFGDILTDEASVISGSMGLMPSASMGAEVSLFEPIHGSYPQATGLNIANPMATVLSAAMMFENFGLMEEGKAMRDAVNKALEAGVVTEDLANGGKAYGTKEVGDWLAANV; encoded by the coding sequence ATGAAATTTAACATAGCCCTTTTAGCTGGAGACGGAATCGGACCAGAAGTAATTGATCAGGCAGTAAAAGTATCAGATGCCGTTGCACAAAAATTTGGACATGAAATTACATGGAAACCAGCTTTGACCGGTGCTGCTGCAATTGACGCAGTAGGTGAACCTTATCCTGATGCTACACACGAAATTTGTAAAAATGCTGATGCTGTTCTTTTCGGAGCCATTGGACACCCTAAATATGATAACGACCCTTCTGCGCCTGTACGTCCGGAACAAGGTTTGTTGAAAATGCGTAAAGCATTAGGTTTGTTCGCAAACGTAAGACCAACATTTACATTCCCGTCTTTATTGGATAAATCTCCATTAAAAAGAGAAAGAATCGAAGGAACTGACTTAGTTTTCTTAAGAGAATTAACTGGCGGAATTTATTTTGGTGAAAAAGGAAGAAAAGATAACGGAGATACTGCTTTTGACAACTGCGTTTACACAAGAGCCGAAGTACAGCGTTTGGCTAAAAAAGGTTTCGAATTAGCAATGACGCGTTCTAAAAAATTATGCTGTGTGGACAAAGCAAACGTTTTGGAAACGTCACGTTTGTGGAGAGAAACAGTTCAGGCAATGGAAAAAGACTATCCGGAAGTAGAAGTAAGCTACGAATTTGTTGATGCGGTTGCAATGCGTTTGGTACAATGGCCAAACTCTTATGATGTTTTGATTACGGAGAACTTATTTGGAGACATTTTAACAGATGAAGCTTCTGTAATTTCTGGTTCAATGGGATTAATGCCTTCTGCATCGATGGGAGCTGAAGTATCTTTATTTGAGCCTATTCACGGTTCATATCCACAAGCTACCGGATTAAATATCGCTAACCCAATGGCTACTGTTTTATCTGCTGCTATGATGTTCGAAAACTTCGGATTAATGGAAGAAGGAAAAGCAATGAGAGATGCTGTAAACAAAGCTTTAGAAGCAGGAGTAGTTACCGAAGATTTAGCTAATGGAGGCAAAGCATACGGAACCAAAGAAGTAGGTGACTGGTTAGCTGCGAACGTATAA
- a CDS encoding SGNH/GDSL hydrolase family protein, with translation MKPQFKQIVIVLLSISLLSCSTEESPSETAVTPEPVTPPTTVPNPETPTSPIAKSINYLALGDSYTIGQSVCETCRFPEQLKTSLKSFYTETNFSLQVIATTGWTTTNLISAINQQKPESNYDLVTLLIGVNNQYQGRDFAVYEREFPELVTKTISLAKGDKKNVIVVSIPDYAYTPYAKNLSDSQKAKISTEINQYNTFAENYCKANEIVFVNITDITRQGLSNPNLVASDGLHPSESAYALFVERLLPKVKITLQN, from the coding sequence ATGAAACCACAGTTCAAACAAATAGTTATTGTTTTACTTTCTATATCCCTTTTGAGTTGCAGCACTGAAGAAAGCCCTTCGGAAACAGCTGTTACACCCGAACCTGTCACACCTCCAACAACAGTCCCTAATCCGGAAACTCCAACAAGCCCTATTGCTAAATCTATAAACTATTTAGCCTTAGGCGACAGTTATACTATTGGTCAAAGCGTCTGCGAAACATGCCGATTTCCGGAACAGCTCAAAACGAGTTTAAAATCGTTTTATACAGAAACCAACTTTTCATTACAAGTTATCGCCACAACCGGATGGACAACCACCAATTTAATTTCGGCCATCAACCAGCAAAAACCCGAATCCAATTATGATTTGGTGACGCTGTTAATTGGTGTAAACAATCAGTATCAGGGAAGGGATTTCGCTGTTTATGAAAGAGAATTTCCTGAATTGGTAACCAAAACAATTTCACTGGCAAAAGGCGACAAAAAAAACGTAATTGTAGTTTCGATTCCCGACTATGCTTACACTCCGTATGCAAAAAATTTAAGCGATAGCCAAAAAGCAAAAATCTCCACAGAAATCAATCAGTACAATACCTTTGCAGAAAATTATTGCAAAGCAAATGAAATAGTTTTTGTAAACATTACTGACATTACCAGGCAAGGACTGAGCAACCCAAATCTTGTCGCTTCAGATGGGCTACATCCTTCAGAATCAGCCTATGCTTTATTTGTTGAGCGTCTTTTACCCAAAGTCAAAATAACATTGCAGAATTAG